One window of the Candidatus Microbacterium colombiense genome contains the following:
- a CDS encoding CHY zinc finger protein, which translates to MSVTPPARPRVLGPVIDDMTRCVHYRGATDIIAIRFACCGEYYPCHQCHEEAAGHPAQQWATNQHHREAILCGACGHQLTITEYFAATACPRCAALFNEGCALHRDHYFEPDPG; encoded by the coding sequence GTGAGTGTGACGCCTCCCGCGAGGCCGCGGGTGCTCGGCCCCGTCATCGACGACATGACCCGCTGCGTGCACTATCGGGGCGCGACCGACATCATCGCCATCCGTTTCGCGTGCTGCGGCGAGTACTACCCCTGCCATCAGTGTCACGAGGAGGCCGCGGGGCATCCGGCCCAGCAATGGGCGACGAATCAGCACCACAGGGAGGCGATCCTCTGCGGCGCGTGCGGTCACCAGCTCACGATCACCGAGTACTTCGCCGCCACCGCCTGTCCGCGATGCGCGGCACTCTTCAACGAGGGATGCGCGTTGCACCGCGACCACTACTTCGAGCCGGATCCGGGCTAG